A stretch of the Streptococcus oralis genome encodes the following:
- a CDS encoding SIALI-17 repeat-containing surface protein: MDRHFFEKRCHYSIRKFAIGVASVMIGASIFGANMVQAAETATPSETEGSITHVQALDKLPDDLAAALEKADAEAATEASHEETPATDEGTNPAASEETKPETSPASPKPVETPKPVETPKAENRPAETTTPAVKPAEKTIEDREDINHLEGATAQANNHETGTNFTADKAIDGDDNTRWATDRDAVKPTFELTLPKTTLIKHVEIDWDRRLRNGQNDPNIKSWSLYYAGQEDVGANGEKQWKLAHTKTGEPVLDEKVDLAESIQAKYLKLEINDYQAGTMGWRNVGIQEIRAYSNVPDHSRVTDIRQVTELTVAEDGQSLVLPTLPGKVSLIGSNKQGVIDLQNHIYKPLTDQRVKVMVQQIRDSHTFTKEFEVVIKGLHQDEGVGMKPKVAPAVQQWYGKEGQSAITSDTVLATGDSGFDQAATFYQSDLASRGLELATGDKQAQKRIEFKKVENKGYGKEGYGITIQNDVITIEAATNTGAFYATRTLLQMGETDLQNGEIRDFPSFSHRGFMLDTGRKFIPYDTLVDIMLNMAYYKMNDLQLHLNDNYIFLKEHLAGKNLSPEEQLKYVLEHAKTGFRVETDIVGKNGQKLTSDEHYTKEEMQNLIKLAKALHINLVPEIDTPGHALSFVKVRPDLMYQGSLRDYAGKHNVERVAMLDLDTKYEETLKFVKSVYDKLLDGPDAPLHGVSTVHIGTDEYYGSRESYRRYVNDLIKYIKGKGYTPRIWGSLSAKRGNTPVDWNGVEVDIWSIGWQRPNEAIAQGAKIINITDVPTYSVPSGSNSQAAYGDYANYERQYNSWTPNDFRTGGGPLLPASHPSILGGGHAVWNDNIDLHETGLTSYDIFKRFFKSMQTTAERTWGSDRAAATFAERTLPTSPYAPQSNPDKEIDQSDLFTINPETVKNYASKKVKTSEQGLAFEKDSSIEGLAGDVGPSHVLKFDVTVTGDGEQTFSTSGDNRIYLADKDGYLAYQFEQFHIQFKKKLEKNKRYQISIVTKPQSTEVYVDGEKIERIANPAHPRFAHNSLVLPLESIGGFKGILHSAELSDKPFVNPRLISNDKITATASSQQLPGNATEGAVEKAFDNDPNTFWHTKWTGDTAPYTLTMTLKEAEKVNGLTYLPRPGGGNGVVTRYEIYAQKDGQMVKVSEGSWDNNAQEKTVNFAAVDTNKIELKVLEGVGGFASAAEVHLLKPVKEEQEMPAPSQPEKPTTPEKPKVDQTGDGTVELADQFTASKPASEDSIVAASKSADYLKKEYKVFPTPQKVTYGEGVTALRKQVNLVMGDQLDIYTRNRLKSVLQDNQVSYTTGKAAIAGATNIYLGVHGQGSQAEQNLSKVSAGLFDKIDAYVLSIKDNSISIVGKDTDAVFYGLTTLKHMLKESQVPVLRNVTVEDYAELKNRGFIEGYYGNPWSNADRAELMRYGGDLKLNQYFFAPKDDPYHNKKWRELYPEEKLAEIRELARVGNQSKTRYVWTIHPFMNNRIRFGNEAHYQEDLATIKAKFTQLMKVGVREFGILADDAPSPVGGYNSYNRLMQDMTKWLTEMQGTYSGLRKEMIFVPGQYWGNGREDELKSLNENLPSSTSMTLTGGKIWGEVSESFLSTLKNNLSAGGKTYRPVSLWINWPVTDNSKQHLILGGGEKFLHPNVDPSLLSGIMLNPMQQSEPSKIALFSGAQYSWKQWKSEEEAKKINDIAFNFVENGHFEDSKVSAAFRELGKHMINQNMDTRVVKLEESVDLAPKLTDFMTKLKAGQDVTAERTALRAEFAKIKEAAELYKASGDKKMVAQIHYWLDNAIDQMNALDAFLTGTEAMATNDAAKLWDSYYKGLKFYEQSQTHTFHYVDHMEKAELGVQHIRPFILSLKEVLASEVQKVLHPDQIISTFITNRTGVEGGLAEVTDGDLATHAIIKSPNSIKTGDYIGMKFNKPVAIQTLTFAMGTQANPRDTFSKAEVQYQDENDNWVTLKEPSYVGNESLLKFENLNIKAKAVRMIATADRENTWFAVQEIAVNRPVEKARSQQATTVSLSSNLVYKLNTSARQITDGKDNTEAMMANADGSNTTPVDAWAQLDLGEVKSVTKVRLRQGTGDKLAAGVLEYSTDGTAWQELDRLSGEQTKEVTRAINARYIRVRNTKALDLWWRIQDFSVETRSGNSELTDTNVDALKETPVVDSLGHYELQIPAGTKLPANSYLGMKLDRIHQVNSIQLQGQANPALSLEYSANAQEWMPASQLTDRSAASHLVRYVRLVNKTDQEQAVTATSLLVTTKEVQPTKLESTSMGIHPTYGSNDVRKLNNLDQLFDGVYNNFVEFSDYARKDGHVTLKLGSERTIKKIRAYIQDGTQNYLRDGKIQVSQDGKTWTDVVTVGDGVANSTHDDSLTDGWTHDSKMPGNRYIEGELTTPVKANYLRVLYTADYDARFVGFTELVINDGEFVKPINDPTVEGSSGESQGNLYNNLVDGKVLTSYKSEKEKGELVYHLSEPTNANHLRLVSSLPEGAKARVLARTLKDGQDSWTDLGAITSSLQTLAIRNGGSLLDVKLVWEGGKAEFYELASFYQELTEEPIQSSKGEEPAPVLEVPEFTGGVNAVEALVHELPEYTGPVATVGDQAAPTVEKPEFKGGVNAVEALVHELPEYTGPVATVGDQDVPTVEKPEFKGGVNAVMALVHELPEYTGPVATVGDQAAPTVEKPKFKLSSLASNQGKTPDYKQESARPETAEQSLPATGESQSDTALFLAGVSLALSALFVAKTKKD, from the coding sequence ATGGATAGACATTTTTTTGAGAAACGCTGTCACTATAGTATAAGAAAATTTGCAATCGGTGTAGCCTCCGTTATGATTGGTGCTAGTATCTTTGGCGCCAATATGGTTCAGGCGGCAGAAACAGCAACACCTTCAGAGACAGAGGGAAGTATCACTCATGTTCAAGCCTTGGATAAGTTACCAGATGATTTAGCCGCTGCGCTTGAAAAGGCAGATGCAGAAGCTGCAACAGAAGCAAGTCATGAAGAAACTCCAGCGACTGATGAGGGAACCAATCCTGCAGCAAGTGAAGAGACAAAACCAGAGACAAGTCCTGCAAGTCCCAAGCCAGTTGAAACGCCGAAACCGGTTGAAACACCAAAGGCAGAAAATCGACCTGCGGAAACTACTACACCAGCAGTAAAACCAGCTGAAAAGACAATCGAAGATAGAGAGGATATCAATCATCTCGAAGGTGCTACTGCCCAAGCAAACAACCATGAGACTGGTACCAACTTTACTGCGGATAAGGCTATCGACGGAGATGACAATACTCGTTGGGCTACAGATAGAGATGCAGTAAAACCAACTTTTGAATTAACTCTTCCAAAAACTACCCTCATCAAACATGTGGAAATAGACTGGGATCGTCGTCTTCGTAATGGGCAAAATGATCCAAATATCAAATCTTGGAGTCTCTATTACGCAGGCCAAGAAGATGTGGGGGCTAATGGAGAAAAACAATGGAAACTAGCTCATACCAAAACTGGAGAACCTGTTTTAGATGAGAAAGTTGACCTAGCTGAAAGTATTCAAGCTAAATATCTTAAGTTAGAAATTAACGACTATCAAGCGGGCACAATGGGTTGGAGAAACGTTGGCATCCAAGAAATTCGAGCTTATTCAAACGTTCCGGACCATAGTAGGGTAACGGATATCCGCCAAGTAACCGAACTAACAGTAGCAGAAGACGGACAGTCTCTTGTCTTACCAACTTTGCCAGGGAAAGTTAGCCTTATCGGAAGCAACAAGCAAGGTGTGATTGACCTTCAAAATCACATCTATAAGCCTTTGACAGACCAACGCGTCAAGGTCATGGTGCAACAAATCAGAGACAGTCATACCTTTACAAAAGAGTTTGAAGTAGTCATCAAGGGGCTACATCAGGACGAAGGTGTGGGTATGAAGCCAAAAGTAGCACCAGCTGTTCAACAATGGTATGGGAAAGAAGGCCAATCTGCTATCACTTCAGATACAGTTCTTGCGACGGGTGATTCTGGCTTTGATCAGGCTGCAACCTTCTATCAGTCAGACCTTGCCAGCCGTGGATTGGAACTAGCAACAGGTGACAAGCAGGCTCAAAAACGAATCGAATTTAAAAAGGTTGAAAACAAGGGTTATGGTAAAGAAGGGTATGGCATCACTATCCAAAATGATGTGATTACCATCGAAGCTGCCACAAACACAGGAGCCTTCTACGCCACTCGTACTCTTCTTCAAATGGGAGAAACAGACCTACAAAATGGTGAAATTCGTGATTTCCCAAGTTTCAGCCATCGTGGCTTTATGCTAGATACAGGTCGTAAATTTATCCCTTATGACACTCTTGTAGACATCATGCTCAACATGGCTTACTACAAGATGAACGACTTGCAGTTGCACCTTAATGATAACTATATCTTCCTTAAGGAACACTTGGCAGGTAAGAATTTAAGTCCAGAAGAACAACTCAAGTATGTACTTGAACACGCTAAGACTGGTTTCCGTGTGGAGACAGATATTGTTGGTAAGAATGGTCAAAAATTGACATCAGATGAGCATTATACCAAGGAAGAAATGCAAAATCTGATCAAACTTGCCAAGGCCTTGCATATCAATCTAGTGCCAGAAATTGACACACCAGGTCATGCTCTATCATTTGTCAAAGTTCGCCCAGACCTTATGTATCAAGGTAGTTTGAGAGATTATGCAGGCAAGCACAATGTTGAACGAGTTGCCATGCTGGACTTGGATACTAAGTATGAAGAAACTCTTAAATTTGTTAAATCCGTTTATGACAAACTCCTCGATGGTCCAGATGCACCACTTCATGGGGTATCAACTGTTCATATCGGAACGGATGAATACTATGGCAGCAGAGAAAGCTATCGTCGCTATGTCAATGACCTTATCAAATACATTAAAGGAAAAGGCTATACCCCTCGTATCTGGGGCTCGCTCAGTGCGAAACGTGGGAACACTCCTGTTGATTGGAACGGAGTAGAGGTTGATATCTGGAGTATCGGATGGCAACGACCAAATGAGGCCATTGCTCAGGGAGCTAAGATTATCAATATCACGGATGTACCGACCTATAGTGTGCCAAGTGGAAGCAATAGTCAAGCAGCCTACGGGGACTATGCTAACTACGAACGTCAGTACAATAGCTGGACACCGAATGATTTTAGAACAGGTGGAGGTCCACTTCTACCAGCTTCTCATCCAAGTATCCTTGGTGGTGGTCACGCAGTTTGGAATGACAATATCGACCTTCATGAGACCGGTTTGACCTCTTATGATATCTTTAAACGCTTCTTCAAGAGCATGCAAACCACTGCAGAGCGCACTTGGGGATCTGACCGTGCAGCTGCGACCTTTGCAGAACGCACCCTACCAACGAGTCCTTATGCGCCACAGTCAAATCCTGATAAAGAGATTGATCAAAGCGACTTGTTTACCATCAATCCTGAAACAGTCAAGAACTATGCAAGCAAGAAAGTGAAGACAAGCGAGCAGGGATTGGCTTTTGAGAAAGACAGCAGTATCGAAGGCTTGGCAGGTGATGTTGGTCCAAGTCATGTCTTGAAGTTTGATGTGACTGTCACTGGAGACGGGGAACAAACCTTCTCAACAAGTGGGGACAACCGTATCTATCTAGCTGATAAAGACGGCTATCTTGCTTATCAATTTGAACAGTTCCATATCCAATTCAAGAAAAAACTTGAAAAGAACAAACGTTATCAAATCTCTATTGTGACCAAACCACAATCTACAGAAGTCTATGTAGATGGTGAAAAGATTGAGCGTATTGCAAATCCAGCCCACCCTCGTTTTGCCCACAATAGCTTGGTTCTACCGCTTGAAAGCATTGGTGGTTTCAAAGGAATCTTGCATAGTGCTGAGTTGTCGGATAAACCATTTGTAAATCCTCGTTTGATTTCAAATGATAAGATTACAGCAACCGCAAGCAGTCAGCAACTTCCAGGAAACGCGACTGAAGGCGCTGTTGAAAAGGCCTTTGACAATGATCCAAATACCTTCTGGCATACTAAGTGGACTGGTGACACTGCGCCATACACCCTTACTATGACCTTGAAAGAAGCAGAAAAAGTCAATGGCTTGACGTATCTCCCACGTCCAGGTGGTGGAAATGGTGTCGTGACGCGCTACGAAATCTACGCACAAAAAGATGGCCAAATGGTCAAGGTTTCAGAAGGAAGCTGGGACAACAACGCCCAAGAAAAAACAGTCAACTTTGCGGCGGTAGATACCAACAAGATTGAGTTGAAAGTATTGGAAGGCGTTGGTGGTTTTGCAAGTGCAGCTGAAGTTCATCTATTAAAACCTGTCAAAGAAGAGCAAGAAATGCCTGCACCAAGTCAACCAGAAAAACCAACTACACCTGAAAAGCCAAAAGTAGACCAAACCGGTGATGGAACAGTTGAATTGGCAGATCAATTCACTGCAAGTAAACCAGCTAGCGAAGATAGTATTGTAGCTGCCAGCAAGAGCGCAGACTATCTCAAGAAAGAGTACAAGGTTTTCCCAACTCCACAAAAAGTGACTTATGGAGAAGGTGTCACAGCTCTTCGCAAGCAAGTCAATCTGGTCATGGGCGATCAACTCGATATCTATACTCGCAATCGCTTGAAGAGTGTTTTGCAGGACAATCAAGTATCTTATACAACTGGTAAGGCGGCAATCGCTGGCGCAACCAATATCTATCTTGGAGTGCATGGACAAGGTTCACAAGCAGAGCAAAACTTGTCCAAGGTTTCAGCAGGTCTCTTTGACAAGATTGACGCCTATGTCTTGAGCATCAAGGATAATTCGATTTCCATCGTCGGAAAAGACACTGATGCAGTTTTCTATGGTTTGACAACCTTGAAACACATGCTCAAGGAAAGCCAAGTGCCAGTCCTTCGCAATGTGACAGTAGAAGATTACGCAGAGCTCAAGAACCGTGGTTTCATCGAAGGTTACTATGGAAATCCATGGTCGAATGCCGATCGTGCAGAGCTCATGCGTTATGGTGGCGATTTGAAATTGAACCAATACTTCTTTGCACCAAAAGATGATCCATACCACAACAAGAAATGGCGTGAACTCTATCCGGAAGAAAAACTAGCTGAAATCCGTGAACTTGCTCGTGTCGGAAATCAAAGTAAAACACGCTATGTCTGGACTATCCATCCATTCATGAACAACCGTATCCGCTTTGGCAATGAAGCGCATTACCAAGAAGATTTGGCAACCATCAAGGCCAAATTTACCCAGTTGATGAAAGTGGGTGTCCGCGAATTTGGTATCCTTGCAGATGATGCTCCAAGCCCAGTCGGAGGCTACAATAGCTACAACCGCTTGATGCAAGATATGACCAAGTGGTTGACTGAAATGCAGGGAACTTACAGCGGTCTTCGTAAAGAAATGATCTTTGTTCCTGGCCAGTATTGGGGTAATGGACGTGAGGATGAGTTGAAATCCCTCAATGAAAATCTCCCAAGTTCAACATCCATGACCTTGACGGGTGGTAAGATTTGGGGTGAAGTCTCTGAAAGCTTCCTTTCAACTCTCAAAAACAATCTATCCGCAGGTGGCAAGACCTATCGCCCAGTTTCACTTTGGATTAACTGGCCTGTAACAGATAACTCTAAACAGCACTTGATTCTAGGTGGTGGTGAGAAATTCCTTCATCCAAATGTGGATCCAAGCTTGCTATCTGGTATCATGTTGAACCCAATGCAACAGTCTGAACCATCTAAGATTGCCCTCTTTTCAGGAGCTCAATACTCATGGAAACAGTGGAAATCAGAAGAAGAAGCTAAGAAAATCAATGATATTGCCTTCAACTTTGTAGAAAATGGTCATTTTGAAGATAGCAAGGTATCAGCAGCCTTCCGTGAACTTGGTAAGCACATGATCAACCAAAACATGGATACTCGTGTCGTTAAACTAGAAGAATCTGTAGACTTGGCTCCAAAATTGACAGACTTCATGACTAAGCTCAAAGCAGGTCAGGATGTGACTGCTGAACGTACAGCCTTGCGTGCAGAATTTGCCAAGATTAAAGAAGCAGCCGAACTCTATAAAGCATCAGGCGATAAAAAGATGGTTGCCCAAATCCACTATTGGTTGGATAATGCAATCGACCAAATGAATGCCCTCGATGCCTTCCTTACAGGAACAGAAGCTATGGCTACAAACGATGCTGCTAAGCTTTGGGACAGCTATTATAAAGGCTTGAAGTTCTACGAACAGTCTCAAACTCATACCTTCCATTATGTAGACCATATGGAAAAGGCTGAATTGGGTGTTCAACACATTCGTCCATTTATCCTATCCTTGAAAGAAGTTCTAGCGTCTGAAGTTCAAAAAGTCTTGCATCCAGACCAAATCATCAGCACCTTTATCACCAATCGAACAGGTGTAGAAGGTGGTTTGGCAGAAGTAACGGATGGCGATTTGGCAACTCATGCGATTATTAAATCACCAAACAGCATCAAGACAGGTGATTATATCGGTATGAAATTCAACAAGCCGGTAGCGATCCAAACCTTGACCTTTGCTATGGGAACGCAGGCTAATCCACGTGATACCTTTAGTAAGGCAGAAGTGCAATATCAAGATGAAAATGACAACTGGGTAACCTTGAAAGAGCCAAGTTATGTCGGAAATGAATCCCTGCTTAAGTTTGAGAATCTCAATATCAAGGCCAAGGCAGTTCGCATGATTGCGACAGCAGATCGCGAGAACACTTGGTTTGCAGTTCAGGAAATTGCAGTCAACCGTCCAGTTGAAAAAGCTCGTAGCCAACAAGCAACGACAGTTAGTCTAAGCTCAAACTTAGTTTACAAACTAAATACTTCAGCCCGTCAAATCACTGATGGCAAGGACAATACAGAAGCCATGATGGCAAATGCTGACGGTAGCAATACAACACCAGTAGATGCTTGGGCACAACTGGACCTCGGTGAAGTCAAGTCAGTTACTAAAGTTCGCCTTCGCCAAGGAACGGGTGATAAGCTTGCCGCAGGTGTACTTGAGTACTCTACAGATGGAACTGCATGGCAAGAGTTGGATCGCCTATCAGGAGAACAAACCAAGGAAGTGACCAGAGCTATAAATGCTCGCTACATCCGAGTCCGCAATACTAAGGCACTCGACCTCTGGTGGCGTATCCAAGACTTCTCTGTTGAGACACGCTCTGGAAACAGTGAGTTAACGGACACCAACGTCGATGCCTTGAAGGAAACGCCGGTAGTGGATAGCTTGGGACATTATGAACTTCAAATTCCAGCTGGAACTAAACTTCCTGCAAATAGCTATCTAGGTATGAAACTTGACCGTATCCATCAGGTCAATAGTATCCAGCTCCAAGGCCAAGCCAACCCAGCTCTTAGCCTTGAGTACTCTGCAAATGCGCAAGAATGGATGCCAGCTAGCCAGTTGACTGATAGATCTGCAGCAAGCCACTTAGTACGTTATGTGCGTCTGGTCAACAAAACAGATCAGGAGCAAGCTGTGACAGCCACTTCTCTCCTTGTGACGACTAAAGAAGTGCAACCAACAAAATTGGAATCAACTTCAATGGGAATTCATCCAACATACGGAAGCAATGATGTTCGTAAACTGAACAACCTAGATCAACTGTTTGATGGTGTTTACAACAACTTTGTTGAGTTTTCAGACTATGCCCGTAAAGATGGTCATGTGACCTTGAAACTTGGTAGCGAACGCACTATCAAGAAGATCAGAGCCTACATCCAAGACGGAACTCAAAACTACCTTCGTGATGGTAAGATTCAAGTCAGCCAAGACGGTAAAACTTGGACTGATGTCGTGACAGTAGGAGATGGTGTGGCCAATAGCACACACGATGATTCATTGACAGATGGTTGGACACACGATTCTAAGATGCCAGGAAATCGCTATATCGAGGGTGAATTGACGACACCAGTCAAAGCTAACTATCTCCGTGTCCTCTATACAGCGGATTATGATGCCCGTTTTGTAGGCTTTACAGAATTAGTTATCAACGATGGTGAATTTGTCAAACCAATCAATGATCCAACAGTAGAAGGAAGTAGTGGAGAAAGCCAAGGCAACCTTTATAATAATCTTGTAGACGGCAAAGTCTTGACCAGCTACAAGTCTGAAAAAGAGAAGGGCGAGTTGGTTTATCACTTGTCTGAGCCAACCAATGCCAACCACCTTCGTCTCGTTTCCAGTCTTCCTGAAGGAGCTAAGGCACGTGTTCTTGCTAGAACACTTAAGGATGGTCAAGACAGTTGGACAGACCTCGGTGCCATTACATCTAGTCTCCAAACCCTCGCTATCCGAAATGGCGGCTCTCTTCTAGACGTCAAATTAGTCTGGGAAGGCGGCAAGGCTGAGTTTTATGAATTGGCGAGCTTCTATCAAGAATTAACAGAAGAACCGATCCAATCAAGCAAGGGTGAAGAACCAGCACCCGTTCTTGAGGTTCCTGAATTCACAGGTGGTGTCAATGCAGTTGAAGCCCTAGTACATGAACTTCCAGAGTACACAGGCCCAGTAGCGACAGTAGGTGACCAAGCTGCTCCAACAGTAGAGAAACCTGAGTTCAAGGGTGGTGTCAATGCAGTTGAAGCCCTAGTACATGAACTTCCAGAGTACACAGGCCCAGTAGCAACAGTAGGCGACCAAGATGTTCCGACAGTTGAAAAACCTGAGTTCAAGGGCGGTGTCAATGCAGTGATGGCTCTAGTGCATGAATTGCCAGAATACACAGGCCCAGTAGCAACAGTAGGTGACCAAGCTGCTCCGACAGTTGAAAAACCTAAGTTTAAACTTAGCTCTCTAGCTTCCAATCAAGGTAAAACTCCAGATTATAAACAAGAAAGTGCTAGACCAGAAACAGCTGAACAAAGCTTGCCAGCAACAGGTGAGAGTCAATCTGACACAGCCCTCTTCCTAGCAGGTGTTAGCCTAGCCCTATCTGCTCTCTTTGTAGCAAAAACAAAGAAAGACTAG